A DNA window from Hyphomicrobiales bacterium 4NK60-0047b contains the following coding sequences:
- the queC gene encoding 7-cyano-7-deazaguanine synthase QueC, translating to MTGVKNLDQSRALVLFSGGQDSTTSLAHALDNYDLVETVGFDYGQRNRIELECRIEILKSFKKDFPQWSAKLGNDHVLDLSTFATLSNSALTDHTQEIAIGETGLPTTFVPGRNLFFFTYAGVIAYNRNLGTLVGGMCETDFSGYPDCREETLKYLVLTLNHGMGTDFELVTPLMWKSKAESWKLAHDLGGDDLISLIREQSHTCYNGVREELHDYGYGCGKCPACELRAKGYAEWKAKF from the coding sequence TTATTTTCTGGCGGGCAGGATTCAACGACCTCTTTGGCGCATGCTTTAGATAATTATGATCTTGTTGAAACTGTTGGTTTTGACTATGGGCAGCGCAACAGAATTGAACTTGAATGCCGCATTGAAATTTTGAAGTCTTTTAAAAAGGATTTTCCACAATGGTCTGCCAAACTCGGAAATGATCATGTGCTTGACCTTTCAACATTTGCTACGCTTTCGAATAGTGCATTAACTGACCATACTCAGGAAATAGCAATTGGTGAGACTGGTTTGCCTACGACTTTTGTTCCGGGGAGAAATTTGTTCTTTTTCACTTATGCAGGTGTGATTGCCTATAATCGCAACTTGGGAACTCTTGTTGGTGGTATGTGTGAAACGGATTTTTCCGGTTATCCTGATTGCAGGGAAGAGACACTTAAATATCTTGTTTTAACTCTTAATCACGGTATGGGAACTGACTTTGAGCTTGTTACTCCACTAATGTGGAAAAGCAAGGCAGAAAGCTGGAAACTGGCGCATGACTTGGGCGGTGACGATCTTATTTCTCTCATTCGTGAGCAGAGCCATACTTGTTATAATGGGGTTCGGGAAGAACTGCATGACTATGGTTATGGCTGTGGGAAATGCCCTGCATGTGAACTGCGGGCCAAGGGTTATGCTGAGTGGAAAGCTAAGTTTTAA
- the queE gene encoding 7-carboxy-7-deazaguanine synthase, translating into MYQVKEIFYTLQGEGTHSGRAAVFMRFSGCNLWTGREIDRAQAICQFCDTDFVGVDGENGGKYATAEELALKACRVAIGDREETSNVDGLLIVLTGGEPLLQVDAALIDALHKQGFEIAVETNGTIKVPTGLDWVCVSPKAGSEIVQKSGNELKLVFGQKGLTPEEFESWEFDHFYLQPMDTLRVSSKRSDYSQINISDETDSLTDQVIAYCKAHPKWKLSLQTHKILNIA; encoded by the coding sequence ATGTATCAAGTCAAAGAAATATTTTACACCTTGCAAGGTGAAGGCACTCACAGTGGGCGCGCGGCTGTTTTTATGCGTTTTAGTGGCTGTAACCTTTGGACAGGCCGTGAGATTGATCGTGCTCAGGCGATTTGTCAATTTTGTGATACGGACTTTGTTGGAGTTGATGGTGAGAATGGTGGGAAGTACGCCACAGCTGAAGAGTTGGCCTTAAAGGCTTGTCGTGTCGCGATTGGTGACAGAGAAGAAACTTCGAACGTTGATGGTTTGCTTATTGTGCTCACAGGGGGCGAGCCTTTGTTACAAGTGGATGCTGCTTTAATTGATGCCTTACATAAACAAGGTTTTGAAATTGCGGTTGAGACTAATGGCACTATTAAGGTTCCTACGGGATTAGACTGGGTTTGCGTCAGCCCAAAGGCCGGTTCTGAGATTGTTCAAAAGTCTGGAAATGAGTTGAAGCTTGTTTTTGGGCAAAAGGGACTGACACCTGAAGAGTTTGAAAGTTGGGAATTTGACCATTTCTATCTCCAACCTATGGACACCCTAAGGGTGAGTAGTAAAAGGAGTGATTATTCGCAGATTAATATTAGTGACGAAACTGACAGCCTCACTGATCAAGTGATTGCTTATTGTAAGGCTCATCCTAAGTGGAAACTCAGCTTGCAGACCCATAAGATCTTAAACATTGCTTGA
- the queD gene encoding 6-carboxytetrahydropterin synthase QueD has translation MLIYKEFTFEAAHFLPSAEKGTPNSRIHGHSFRVRVTLKGAPDDDTGLILHLGTVEEKLKTVQGKLDHRFLNEDVPGLELPTLEHIALWIWGELHHELPLIYEVSVMRDSCGEGCIYRGSQHKKDAG, from the coding sequence ATGCTTATATATAAAGAATTTACATTCGAAGCCGCACATTTCTTACCTTCTGCGGAAAAAGGAACGCCTAATAGCCGTATTCATGGGCATTCTTTTCGGGTGCGCGTGACTTTAAAAGGAGCACCTGATGATGATACCGGTCTTATTTTGCATTTAGGCACAGTTGAAGAAAAACTGAAGACTGTTCAGGGGAAACTTGATCATCGGTTTTTGAATGAGGATGTACCTGGCTTGGAACTTCCAACGCTAGAGCATATTGCCTTATGGATTTGGGGTGAGTTGCATCATGAGCTGCCATTGATTTATGAAGTGAGTGTGATGCGTGATAGTTGTGGCGAGGGCTGCATTTATCGCGGGTCTCAGCACAAGAAAGATGCGGGCTAA
- the queF gene encoding preQ(1) synthase, whose translation MSDEDNLKQHISQLGGSNEIAASPKEAVLERVPNPQADTPYVARFTCPEFTSLCPVTGQPDFAQLMIDYVPGDWLVESKSLKLYLTSFRNHGAFHEDCTVAIGKRIAELLEPQYLRIGGYWYPRGGIPIDVFWQFGTVPESVWLPDQNVPNYRGRG comes from the coding sequence ATGAGTGATGAAGACAACTTAAAGCAACATATTTCACAATTAGGTGGCTCAAATGAAATAGCGGCCTCACCTAAAGAAGCTGTTCTTGAGCGTGTACCGAACCCGCAAGCTGATACGCCTTATGTGGCTCGTTTTACCTGCCCTGAATTTACGTCTCTATGTCCTGTGACCGGGCAGCCTGATTTTGCCCAGTTGATGATTGATTATGTGCCAGGTGATTGGTTGGTTGAATCTAAATCTCTTAAACTCTACCTCACATCGTTTCGAAATCATGGTGCTTTTCATGAAGATTGTACGGTGGCAATTGGCAAGCGCATTGCTGAATTATTGGAGCCACAATATTTACGTATTGGTGGATATTGGTATCCGCGCGGCGGCATTCCTATTGATGTGTTTTGGCAATTTGGTACTGTGCCTGAAAGTGTGTGGCTGCCAGATCAAAATGTGCCAAATTACCGCGGCCGTGGTTAG
- a CDS encoding cyclopropane-fatty-acyl-phospholipid synthase family protein produces MRLLPKLLKKAIKKGTLRLRGPKGEVHLIGGLEDGPEVSIEITDPSYDWKIVLNPELYAGEAYMHGALKIETGDIYSFLELFFLNKRSFDLTASQIYWKGVARKLKRFQQHNPIARARANVKHHYDLGNELYRLFLDDDMQYSCGYYAEGVQTLEEAQLAKKRHLAAKLGLEDGQRILEIGCGWGGLSLYLSQLADVEITAVTLSKEQIDIARARAAAASLTDRVNFKLCDYREVSGTFDRVISVGMLEHVGVGHLDEYFLNVRDRLSADGLALIHSISSKAPPGITGPFLAKYIFPGGYSPSLSEAITSVEHSGLWALDIEIWRKHYGHTLREWRMRCAENKDQIIKLYDEKFYRMWEFYLAACEGAFMHGASHVFQMQLARSPDAAPLTRGYVEERTVKIKEREPLFLDRLQDATDEAFSR; encoded by the coding sequence ATGCGACTGCTTCCCAAACTGCTTAAAAAGGCTATCAAGAAGGGTACGTTACGGTTAAGGGGACCGAAGGGAGAAGTTCATCTCATAGGCGGGCTTGAAGACGGCCCTGAGGTGAGCATTGAAATCACTGACCCATCATATGATTGGAAAATCGTTCTCAACCCGGAGCTTTATGCGGGCGAAGCTTATATGCATGGCGCCCTTAAGATTGAAACGGGCGATATCTATTCGTTTCTTGAATTATTTTTCCTTAATAAGCGCAGCTTTGACCTCACGGCCAGTCAGATTTACTGGAAAGGTGTGGCGCGCAAGCTCAAACGTTTTCAACAGCACAACCCGATTGCAAGAGCGCGTGCCAATGTGAAGCATCATTATGATTTAGGGAATGAGTTATACCGACTGTTTCTTGATGATGATATGCAATATTCCTGCGGTTATTATGCAGAGGGGGTGCAAACTCTTGAAGAGGCACAATTAGCCAAGAAACGTCATCTAGCTGCCAAACTTGGATTAGAAGATGGACAGCGAATTTTAGAAATTGGCTGTGGCTGGGGTGGCTTGTCGCTTTATCTCTCACAACTAGCTGATGTTGAGATCACGGCGGTGACGCTCTCGAAAGAACAGATTGATATTGCGCGCGCCAGAGCGGCGGCAGCATCACTAACTGACCGTGTGAATTTCAAGCTTTGTGATTACCGTGAAGTATCTGGCACCTTTGATCGGGTGATTTCTGTTGGTATGCTTGAGCATGTGGGTGTTGGGCATTTAGATGAGTATTTCTTAAATGTGCGGGATCGTTTGAGTGCGGATGGCTTGGCACTCATTCATTCGATTAGTTCAAAAGCCCCTCCTGGCATTACTGGTCCGTTTTTAGCGAAATATATATTCCCTGGCGGCTATAGTCCCTCTTTATCGGAAGCGATTACGTCTGTGGAGCATAGCGGCTTATGGGCGCTTGATATTGAGATTTGGCGCAAGCACTATGGGCACACGCTTCGCGAATGGCGCATGCGCTGTGCTGAGAATAAAGATCAGATCATCAAACTCTATGATGAGAAATTTTATCGGATGTGGGAGTTTTATCTCGCCGCATGTGAAGGGGCGTTTATGCATGGGGCTTCCCATGTGTTCCAAATGCAGCTTGCGCGTTCTCCTGATGCCGCGCCGTTAACACGGGGTTATGTTGAAGAGCGGACGGTGAAGATCAAAGAGCGCGAGCCTTTGTTTCTTGATAGGTTACAAGATGCAACTGATGAAGCTTTCTCTAGATAG
- the kdsA gene encoding 3-deoxy-8-phosphooctulonate synthase has product MQPHSSVSIHQNDISIKSPFMLFAGPCQLESRDHGFMMAEGIKEICTELNIPFVFKASFDKANRTSASGQRGLGLEKSLEIFAEIKEQLDLAILTDIHEASQCAQVAEVVDVLQIPAFLCRQTDLLIAAGKTGKVIKIKKGQFLAPWDMRNVVDKVLSTGNQNILLTERGASFGYNTLVTDFRGLPIMAETGCPVVFDATHSVQQPGGQGTSSGGQREFVPVLARAAVAVGVGGLFIETHDDPDNAPSDGPNMIPLKELKALLQSLKAIDDVVKS; this is encoded by the coding sequence ATGCAGCCTCATTCCTCAGTTTCTATCCATCAAAATGACATAAGCATCAAATCTCCATTTATGCTCTTTGCCGGTCCCTGCCAACTAGAGAGCAGAGATCATGGCTTCATGATGGCTGAGGGCATTAAAGAAATCTGCACAGAGCTAAACATTCCTTTTGTCTTTAAAGCTTCGTTCGATAAAGCCAACAGGACCAGCGCCAGCGGCCAGCGCGGATTGGGCTTAGAAAAAAGCCTGGAAATTTTTGCTGAAATTAAAGAGCAGCTAGACCTTGCTATACTTACAGACATCCACGAAGCAAGCCAATGCGCACAAGTTGCTGAAGTAGTAGATGTCCTACAAATTCCTGCCTTTCTGTGCCGCCAAACTGATTTACTCATAGCTGCTGGTAAAACGGGCAAAGTCATCAAAATTAAAAAAGGGCAGTTCCTAGCTCCTTGGGATATGAGAAACGTCGTCGATAAAGTCCTCAGCACCGGTAATCAAAACATTTTGCTAACAGAGCGCGGTGCAAGCTTTGGTTATAACACCTTGGTAACAGACTTCAGAGGCCTGCCCATCATGGCGGAAACCGGCTGCCCAGTCGTGTTTGACGCCACCCATTCCGTCCAACAACCAGGCGGTCAGGGTACATCAAGCGGCGGCCAACGAGAATTCGTGCCTGTATTGGCAAGAGCAGCTGTTGCAGTGGGAGTAGGCGGCCTATTCATCGAAACCCATGACGACCCAGACAACGCCCCCTCAGACGGCCCCAACATGATCCCACTAAAAGAACTAAAAGCCTTGCTGCAAAGCCTCAAGGCAATTGATGACGTGGTGAAAAGCTAG
- a CDS encoding CTP synthase: protein MARYIFITGGVVSSLGKGLASASLGALLQARGYSVRLLKLDPYLNVDPGTMSPYQHGEVFVTDDGAETDLDLGHYERFTGNPCKQTDNITTGRIYQDILAKERRGDYLGATVQVIPHVTDAIKNFVIDGNEDVDFVLCEIGGTVGDIEGLPFFEAIRQLRNDLPVNDSIFIHLTLIPYIPSAGELKTKPTQHSVKELRSIGIQPDILLCRCDREVPQDERRKIGLFCNVREEAVIQALDVSSIYDVPKAYHEQGLDREVLKAFSIEDRKKPELSRWDEISNRVHNPEGEVTIAIVGKYIELKDAYKSINEALLHGGMANKAKVNIEWIDAEIFEREDPNPYLENVNAILVPGGFGERGIEGKIAAAKFARTRKVPYLGICLGMQMAVVEFARSNADLSGAGSSEFGSPEIPLVGLMTEWEKDGSLEKRASSDDLGGTMRLGAFEAHLLEGTKAREIYGTKTIFERHRHRYEVNMNYKTQLEKAGMTFSGVSPDGLLPEIVEIEGHPWFIGVQFHPELKSRPFEPHPLFASFISAALEQSRLV, encoded by the coding sequence ATGGCGCGTTATATATTCATTACAGGCGGCGTGGTTTCTTCCCTTGGTAAAGGGTTAGCCTCAGCCTCTCTCGGAGCACTTTTGCAGGCTAGAGGCTATTCAGTCCGGCTGTTAAAGCTTGATCCATATTTAAATGTAGACCCGGGCACAATGAGCCCGTATCAGCACGGCGAAGTCTTCGTAACCGATGACGGCGCTGAGACTGATCTTGACCTCGGCCACTATGAGCGGTTTACAGGTAACCCTTGTAAACAAACGGATAACATCACCACTGGCCGTATCTACCAAGACATCCTAGCCAAAGAACGCCGCGGCGACTATTTAGGCGCGACTGTCCAGGTCATTCCTCATGTTACAGATGCCATTAAGAACTTTGTGATTGATGGAAATGAAGATGTTGACTTTGTCCTATGCGAAATTGGTGGCACCGTTGGTGACATCGAAGGCCTCCCATTTTTTGAAGCCATCAGACAATTGCGCAATGACTTACCAGTGAATGATAGTATCTTCATTCACTTAACACTCATTCCTTACATTCCCAGCGCAGGTGAGCTGAAAACCAAACCAACTCAGCACTCCGTTAAAGAATTACGTTCAATCGGTATCCAGCCAGATATACTACTTTGTCGCTGTGACCGTGAAGTTCCTCAAGATGAGCGCCGCAAAATCGGGCTATTTTGTAATGTCCGCGAAGAAGCGGTCATCCAGGCCTTAGATGTCTCTAGCATTTACGACGTGCCAAAAGCCTATCATGAACAAGGCCTTGACCGAGAAGTTCTAAAAGCCTTCTCAATTGAAGACCGTAAGAAACCAGAACTTTCTCGCTGGGATGAAATTTCCAATCGGGTTCATAATCCTGAAGGTGAGGTCACAATTGCCATTGTCGGTAAATATATTGAGCTAAAAGATGCTTATAAATCTATCAATGAAGCCTTGTTACATGGCGGCATGGCCAATAAAGCTAAAGTCAACATAGAATGGATTGACGCTGAAATCTTTGAACGAGAAGATCCAAATCCATATCTTGAAAATGTGAACGCAATCCTTGTCCCTGGCGGTTTTGGCGAACGCGGCATTGAAGGAAAAATAGCAGCAGCAAAATTTGCTAGAACAAGAAAAGTACCTTATCTCGGGATTTGCTTAGGTATGCAAATGGCTGTTGTTGAATTTGCCAGAAGCAACGCAGATTTAAGCGGTGCAGGTTCAAGTGAGTTTGGCTCTCCAGAAATTCCCCTCGTTGGCCTTATGACAGAATGGGAAAAAGACGGCTCACTAGAAAAGCGCGCCAGCTCAGATGATCTCGGCGGCACAATGCGTTTAGGTGCCTTTGAAGCCCACCTGTTGGAAGGCACTAAAGCGCGCGAGATTTATGGCACCAAAACAATTTTTGAACGCCATCGTCATCGCTATGAAGTCAACATGAATTATAAAACTCAGCTTGAAAAAGCAGGGATGACATTTTCAGGCGTTTCTCCAGATGGATTATTACCTGAAATTGTAGAAATAGAAGGGCATCCGTGGTTTATCGGCGTGCAATTTCACCCAGAATTGAAATCACGGCCATTTGAACCACATCCCCTATTTGCTTCTTTCATCTCAGCAGCATTAGAGCAGAGCCGTCTCGTATAG
- the tpiA gene encoding triose-phosphate isomerase, with the protein MAFSHVLKGTPIELGGQTCHSAEKGAHTGDLSAEMLKDCGATYIITGHSERRMDHGELDRVVKSQTEAAWRAGLKAILCVGELIGERKAELTLKVIERQLKNSIPEGATAENLIIAYEPVWAIGTGLTPTVDDVATVHTFIRNNLIETLGSETGSNMRLLYGGSVKPGNAKELMAASNVNGALVGGASLKAEDFAGIIAAYE; encoded by the coding sequence ATGGCTTTTTCCCATGTTCTTAAAGGAACTCCCATTGAATTAGGCGGCCAAACCTGTCACAGCGCTGAAAAAGGAGCTCACACAGGCGATTTATCAGCGGAAATGCTGAAAGATTGCGGTGCCACTTACATTATCACCGGCCATTCAGAGCGCCGTATGGACCATGGAGAGCTAGATAGGGTCGTTAAATCCCAAACAGAAGCCGCTTGGAGAGCAGGCTTAAAAGCTATTCTATGTGTTGGCGAGTTGATAGGCGAGAGAAAAGCTGAATTAACCTTGAAAGTCATTGAGCGTCAGTTGAAAAATTCAATTCCTGAAGGCGCAACAGCAGAGAATTTAATCATTGCATATGAACCCGTATGGGCTATTGGAACGGGTTTAACTCCAACAGTCGACGACGTGGCAACAGTACACACATTCATTAGAAATAACCTTATTGAGACCCTAGGGTCTGAAACAGGTTCCAATATGCGTCTTCTCTATGGTGGTTCCGTGAAACCAGGCAATGCCAAAGAACTTATGGCAGCAAGTAATGTAAACGGCGCGCTTGTTGGCGGCGCGAGTTTAAAAGCAGAAGATTTTGCAGGAATTATTGCAGCCTACGAATAG
- a CDS encoding peptidylprolyl isomerase, which yields MLSVLRKGATTWLAKILIGLLILSFAVWGVQGLIQTQGQTELAKVGEIEVSRLDYERLYPTVVNEWNTRLKQRLSRDQLRAFDIPSQVKFRLINQAVVDNHAKELALGVSDDAIGDAIKNDRQFQDQAGNFNKELLKQILRSERISEQGYFDTQRNSALRTQVTSLFTQKKRIPKVLIDSLYHYREDKVEAEYFVVPTKGIKKAAAPTDAQLKEFYNLSKSAYRAPEFRKVALFSLSLEDLKKKAVLSEEDVNKTYEVRKKRFNSPENRSYSQIVFDNMEQALEAHKALNSGKKFDEVAKEFGKDKKADAVGPVTKKSMADPKLAKAIFDVKDGEYTAPVEGTFAITIAKVTKTVAAVEKTLKDVRPQIESYLREIAARKEVRKLFDRVEDLRASGMSIADVAKEMGSKSILIDAISSKSQGLDGKAVKDLPASPKFIKSVFASAIGDDTVSVRHADGGYIWFDVLEITPTRIKPQDEVKDALSKAWTTRENKKLATEYAASLEKEIQDGKSFADVAKSLKAKVIQVKPVGRGAVVEDIPAFFTNRLFTVKTGGIASGLDASNKNWLIVKVKKHVPAKTTGPAYDAYAIKLENELQEEMTNDLVTQYLEGAKEFFGVSENKQLFNQLKDAL from the coding sequence ATGCTAAGTGTTCTTCGCAAAGGTGCTACCACCTGGTTAGCCAAAATTTTAATTGGTTTATTGATTTTGAGTTTTGCTGTTTGGGGTGTTCAAGGGTTAATTCAAACTCAGGGCCAAACGGAACTTGCAAAAGTTGGTGAAATTGAAGTTTCTCGTCTGGATTATGAAAGACTTTACCCGACAGTTGTTAATGAGTGGAATACTCGTCTAAAGCAGCGCTTGAGCCGAGACCAATTGCGGGCTTTTGATATTCCGAGCCAAGTGAAATTCCGTCTCATTAATCAAGCTGTGGTTGATAATCATGCTAAAGAATTGGCGCTGGGTGTTTCTGATGATGCTATTGGTGATGCCATTAAGAATGATCGCCAATTTCAGGATCAAGCCGGTAATTTCAATAAAGAATTGCTTAAACAAATTTTGCGATCTGAACGTATCTCTGAACAAGGTTATTTTGACACTCAAAGAAATTCAGCTCTGCGAACCCAAGTGACAAGTTTATTCACTCAGAAAAAACGTATTCCTAAAGTTTTAATTGATAGTCTGTATCATTACCGAGAAGACAAGGTTGAAGCAGAATATTTTGTTGTTCCGACTAAGGGAATTAAGAAAGCAGCTGCTCCAACGGATGCGCAATTAAAGGAATTTTATAACCTATCAAAAAGTGCTTACAGAGCACCTGAGTTTCGTAAAGTGGCATTGTTCTCTCTTTCTCTAGAGGATTTGAAGAAAAAGGCCGTTCTGTCTGAAGAGGATGTGAATAAGACATATGAAGTGCGCAAAAAGCGCTTTAATTCACCTGAGAATAGGTCCTACAGCCAGATTGTTTTTGACAATATGGAACAGGCCCTTGAAGCTCACAAGGCTCTGAACTCGGGAAAGAAATTTGATGAGGTCGCTAAAGAGTTTGGTAAAGACAAGAAGGCTGATGCTGTTGGTCCTGTGACTAAAAAAAGCATGGCTGATCCAAAACTTGCTAAGGCGATTTTTGATGTTAAAGACGGTGAATATACAGCGCCTGTTGAAGGCACTTTTGCTATCACCATCGCCAAGGTGACAAAAACTGTGGCAGCCGTTGAGAAAACACTTAAGGATGTGCGCCCTCAGATCGAAAGTTATCTTAGGGAGATAGCGGCCCGCAAAGAGGTACGTAAACTTTTTGATAGAGTTGAAGATCTTCGTGCTAGTGGTATGAGCATTGCTGATGTTGCCAAGGAAATGGGCAGCAAATCCATTTTAATTGATGCGATTTCTTCAAAGAGCCAAGGGCTTGATGGTAAGGCTGTTAAAGATTTGCCGGCGTCCCCTAAATTTATCAAATCTGTTTTTGCATCAGCTATAGGGGATGACACTGTCTCTGTTCGTCATGCAGATGGTGGGTATATTTGGTTTGATGTTTTAGAAATCACGCCTACACGGATTAAGCCGCAAGATGAAGTTAAAGACGCTTTATCGAAAGCGTGGACTACGCGTGAGAATAAAAAATTAGCGACTGAGTATGCGGCTTCTCTTGAAAAAGAAATTCAAGATGGCAAGAGTTTTGCGGATGTTGCTAAATCTTTGAAGGCTAAAGTTATTCAAGTTAAACCGGTTGGACGTGGTGCTGTGGTTGAAGATATCCCTGCCTTCTTTACCAACCGTTTGTTTACAGTGAAGACTGGGGGCATTGCTTCTGGATTAGATGCTTCTAATAAGAACTGGCTCATTGTTAAAGTTAAGAAACATGTTCCGGCTAAAACAACAGGTCCAGCTTATGATGCTTATGCTATTAAGCTTGAAAATGAGTTGCAGGAAGAGATGACAAACGATCTTGTCACTCAATATTTAGAAGGTGCAAAAGAGTTTTTTGGTGTGAGTGAAAACAAGCAGCTTTTCAATCAACTTAAAGATGCTCTTTAA
- the trpE gene encoding anthranilate synthase component I: MNEVPNSGGRKFAPELSSFQKLYKKGQSQVVWARLVADLETPVSAFLKLTERCPQNSFLFESVEGGAVRGRYSAIGLKPDLIFQSNGKSAEINESCLEGKTEFSPLPSPTLDAMRELLKRSKIDLPDELPPMSAGVFGYMAYDTVRLMEHLPDVNEDVLGVPDSIFVRPTIMVIFDAVKDEMVMVHRVDVKDGISAKKAYLTALENLKSAILDLNAPVPHQQDFDEEDGSLVFEEPSSNTPPKKYKEMVKKAQDYITEGDIFQVVLSQRFTAPFSLPPFSLYRALRRTNPSPFLYYLNFTDFSVIGSSPEILVRARNEVVTVRPIAGTRPRGKTETEDIALGEDLLADPKECAEHLMLLDLGRNDVGRVSKTGSVTVTDQFFLERYSHVMHIVSNVEGKLASEFDEIDALMAGFPAGTVSGAPKVRAMEIIDELEVHKRGIYAGCVGYFSATGEMDSCIVLRTAIVKNGEMHVQAGAGIVADSVPQSEFDECVNKAKALFSARTEALRFAGIKRNT, translated from the coding sequence ATGAATGAAGTTCCAAATTCAGGGGGACGTAAATTTGCCCCAGAACTTTCATCCTTTCAAAAGCTCTATAAAAAGGGACAGTCTCAAGTTGTCTGGGCACGGCTTGTTGCTGATTTGGAAACGCCTGTTTCGGCCTTTTTAAAATTAACTGAGCGTTGCCCGCAAAATAGTTTTCTTTTTGAAAGTGTTGAAGGCGGTGCTGTTCGTGGGCGCTATTCTGCTATTGGTTTAAAACCGGACCTTATTTTTCAAAGCAATGGTAAATCTGCTGAAATTAATGAAAGCTGTCTTGAAGGGAAAACTGAATTTAGTCCTCTCCCCTCACCAACACTTGATGCGATGCGAGAGTTGCTTAAACGCTCTAAGATAGACTTACCAGATGAGTTGCCCCCTATGTCTGCTGGTGTGTTTGGCTATATGGCTTATGACACAGTTCGTTTGATGGAACATTTACCTGATGTGAATGAAGATGTTTTGGGTGTACCTGATAGTATTTTTGTTCGCCCTACCATTATGGTCATTTTTGATGCTGTTAAAGATGAAATGGTTATGGTTCATAGGGTTGATGTGAAGGATGGTATTTCAGCTAAAAAGGCCTATCTAACTGCACTTGAGAATTTAAAATCTGCAATTTTAGATTTGAATGCTCCTGTTCCCCACCAACAGGATTTTGATGAGGAAGATGGCTCTCTAGTGTTTGAAGAACCATCTTCAAACACGCCACCTAAGAAATATAAAGAGATGGTCAAAAAGGCGCAGGACTATATCACTGAAGGTGATATCTTTCAGGTTGTTTTGAGCCAACGTTTTACGGCTCCGTTTTCATTGCCACCCTTCTCTCTTTATCGAGCTTTGCGCCGTACAAATCCTTCACCATTTCTTTATTATCTCAATTTCACTGATTTTTCGGTGATTGGATCTAGTCCTGAAATCTTGGTACGTGCACGTAATGAAGTTGTTACCGTTCGGCCGATTGCCGGAACGCGGCCACGCGGGAAAACTGAGACTGAAGATATCGCTCTTGGTGAGGATTTGTTAGCTGACCCTAAAGAATGTGCTGAGCATCTCATGTTGCTTGATTTAGGCCGCAATGATGTTGGCCGGGTTTCAAAAACGGGTAGCGTTACTGTGACGGATCAATTCTTTTTAGAAAGATATAGTCATGTGATGCACATTGTCTCGAATGTTGAGGGAAAGCTTGCATCTGAATTTGATGAGATTGATGCCTTAATGGCAGGCTTTCCGGCAGGAACGGTATCTGGTGCACCAAAAGTACGGGCCATGGAAATTATTGATGAGTTAGAAGTACATAAGCGCGGTATTTATGCCGGATGTGTTGGTTATTTTTCAGCGACTGGTGAAATGGATAGCTGTATTGTTTTGCGCACTGCAATTGTTAAGAATGGTGAAATGCATGTGCAGGCCGGGGCTGGTATTGTGGCAGACTCTGTTCCTCAATCTGAATTTGATGAATGTGTGAATAAGGCAAAAGCATTGTTTAGTGCCAGGACTGAGGCTCTAAGATTTGCTGGTATTAAGAGAAATACTTAA
- a CDS encoding histidine phosphatase family protein: MLDLYILRHAKSSWKDESLEDFDRPLNKRGKLNAASMGEFLSGSVIQPDMVLCSTAKRCKQTLKLLLSSGFSPSQQKFLDRLYLARADEIMNEIQSSSNLISSLMIIGHNPGLEDLVQKLIKDKTSSDYLSLLDKFPTCAFAQIQFNKDNGQLNKNKGQFNTGSWTKLAPNSGTLYCYLTPKHHLSQDN; encoded by the coding sequence ATGTTAGACTTATATATTTTGCGGCATGCTAAATCGAGCTGGAAAGATGAGAGCCTAGAAGATTTTGATCGTCCACTGAATAAACGCGGGAAACTTAATGCGGCTTCCATGGGGGAGTTTTTAAGTGGTTCTGTTATTCAACCTGACATGGTCCTATGCTCTACTGCAAAGCGGTGCAAACAAACGCTAAAGTTGTTGCTATCTAGCGGATTTTCTCCTTCTCAACAGAAGTTCTTAGATCGTTTGTACCTTGCGCGTGCTGACGAAATAATGAACGAGATTCAAAGTTCATCAAATTTGATCTCTTCACTAATGATTATCGGACATAATCCTGGTTTAGAGGATTTGGTGCAAAAGCTTATTAAAGACAAAACCAGCTCGGATTATTTATCTCTTCTTGATAAATTTCCAACATGTGCTTTTGCTCAGATACAGTTTAACAAAGATAATGGGCAGCTTAATAAAAATAAAGGGCAATTTAACACAGGTAGCTGGACGAAGCTTGCCCCTAACAGTGGAACCCTTTATTGTTATTTAACACCAAAACATCACCTTTCTCAGGACAACTAA